In the genome of Zygosaccharomyces rouxii strain CBS732 chromosome G complete sequence, the window AACTAAAAGTCAAGGAACGTTAGTTGTATTTGTATCTGATTCACTAGATGGTATTCGCGTAAAAGCAGCAATGGAATTGGGGATTCCTATAATTCATCCCAAATGGGTATTAGACTGTCATAAAAGAAATGCATTGCTAGAGTTTGATCCATATTACTTATTAGAAACGATCGAACCTGGAACCACACtggatcaaattggaaTAAATTCTTGTGACTGTTGGGATTCGTTGGCTGAACCGATTTCTGTAATTAGAGATCCAACCACTAATTCAGTAACAAGGACTAATCCaagaatcaaattcaaaccTCAAGGTGATAAATTGTGGAGAAGAGCTATGTCGAATGCACCTCAATtgtcattatcatcaccaaccTCTGCTCCTATAACTCCACAGCTACCTAAAGAAGAGATAGAAGAGTCTAACTTACATGAAAAAGATTCCACAGTGCATTATATTTTCCAAGACATTACTTTTAACATAGATTCTAAGTTTTCCCAACATCATGCGAccattttacaaaaagtCATTGAACAACAGGCGGGAATCTTATCCAAGGATTCAGCTCAATATCATATAATACCCAGTAACTGTCCCATAGAAGGCATAGACTCCCATGGTGTTGTaacagaatttttcatagAAAGGTGTTTACACtacaaaaaattgatagaCCCTCCAGATTCATGGTGCAAACCTTTTTTACGATCCTTAAATGTAATATTAAAACCTTCCCAATCACTTCTGCATGATAATAAAAgtaattttttgaaagtttcCATTACTGGTTTTAAAGGTGTTGAATTATTACACCTTACAAAAATATTAAAGATCATGGAACCTTTGGGAATAAAATTTACGGAATATTTAAACAGTTCCACAGATCTATTATTAATCAATCTATCTTCATTACCTAGTATACCCACTTCACACCCCTTGTGGAAAAACAAATATGGCGATTTATTCCATTTGCAAGCgaaagaagatgaaaagagtAAAACTTCTAATCAAGTGTTTCGTAATTCCATGAAACGGAAAATTGAATTCGTTAAACAAAAGCATTCTATACCGGTAGTAACACCAGCATTTCTGATGAATCTGCTGGCACATTCATCTGGTCTTCACTCCTCAGAGAAAAGTACCGTCTATTTAAACAATATCAATTGGTGCATAATCTGTCCCAGAGGGACAAGGGAAAATTTCGCAATTGATATCTTACCA includes:
- the DPB11 gene encoding protein kinase activating protein DPB11 (similar to uniprot|P47027 Saccharomyces cerevisiae YJL090C DPB11 Essential BRCT repeat protein required on the prereplicative complex at replication origins for loading DNA polymerases to initiate DNA synthesis also required for S/M checkpoint control), coding for MKPFQGITFCPTGFNDESCSRNISKKIVKLGGFFNRDLTLQVNVLVIGKTKDTKKYKFAVRHRQDIIFVSTESVESIYQRWLAGEELSGALDLLRSRYSLPPLDGVYVFIGRVDDQICTLQRLEQLCYLQGCFKCNSTHFTKDCQTKSQGTLVVFVSDSLDGIRVKAAMELGIPIIHPKWVLDCHKRNALLEFDPYYLLETIEPGTTLDQIGINSCDCWDSLAEPISVIRDPTTNSVTRTNPRIKFKPQGDKLWRRAMSNAPQLSLSSPTSAPITPQLPKEEIEESNLHEKDSTVHYIFQDITFNIDSKFSQHHATILQKVIEQQAGILSKDSAQYHIIPSNCPIEGIDSHGVVTEFFIERCLHYKKLIDPPDSWCKPFLRSLNVILKPSQSLLHDNKSNFLKVSITGFKGVELLHLTKILKIMEPLGIKFTEYLNSSTDLLLINLSSLPSIPTSHPLWKNKYGDLFHLQAKEDEKSKTSNQVFRNSMKRKIEFVKQKHSIPVVTPAFLMNLLAHSSGLHSSEKSTVYLNNINWCIICPRGTRENFAIDILPKKGSQPPFFSRESSSVTPSIKESGLEVLSKVNQVSHSKVRTNPPKRPDYGENNPGESPSKRHQPEKKNDRVSSWGNLMSEEANNVGGTDLDFDPIEPTPGNVDVNFTQVTYGNSAQDVNQGKIRRLTRKQMKELGS